The Bradyrhizobium oligotrophicum S58 genome contains the following window.
TCCATCCCGCGAGCCTGGTTGCCGAGCAGCAGCTCAAGGCGGCCGGCTTCAAGGTCGACGTCCAGGCGATGGACTGGGCGACGGTGGTGAGCCGCCGGACCAAGAAGGAGCCGGTGGCGCAGGGCGGCTGGTCGATCTTCATCTCGGGTCCCGGCGGTCTCGACATGATGCTGCCGATCAGCCATCTCGGGCTGCGCTCGAACTGCGACAAGGCCTGGTTTGGTTGGCCGTGCGATGCCGAGATCGAGAAGCTGCGCGCCGCGTTCGGCGACGCCGCCGAGATGGCCGAACGCAAGGCGCTGGCCGAGCAGATCCAGCTGCGCGCCGCGCAGACGGTGCCGTACATCCCGATCGCCGTGGCCTATCAGTTTCGTGCCGCGCGCGCGGACCTGGCCGGAATTCTCAATCCGCCGGCACCGGTCTACTGGAACGTGACCCGCAAGTGAGCTGACCGCGAACGAAGCCTTCGGCAACTCGACCACCAGGCCGGTCGTCGTCGCGTGCGCCAGCAGCCGGCCCTGCGTATCGGTGATGCGGGCTTCGGCCGTGGCGGCGCGGCGTCCGAACGACAGCGTCCTGCCCTCGGTCCTCACCGTGCCGGTGCTCTCGGTCATGAGGTCGTTGGCGTCCTCACGACCTGGTCCGGGCACAAAAATGCCCGGGAGCGGCCCGGGCATTCGATCGCGATCAGCCTGTCGGCCCTCAGGCCGCGCTGCGCTTCTTGTCTCGCATCAACTCGGCAAAGCGCTGGAACAGATAATGCGAATCGCGCGGGCCAGGCGAGGCTTCCGGGTGGTACTGCACCGAGAACACCGGCTTGCCGTCGAGCTGGATGCCGCAATTCGAGCCGTCGAACAGCGAGATGTGGGTCTGGGTCGCGCCCGAGGGTAGCGTGTTCTGGTCGACCGCGAAGCCGTGGTTCATCGAGGTGATCTCGACCTTGCCCGTGGTCTCGTCCTTGACCGGATGGTTGGCGCCGTGATGGCCCTGATGCATCTTCTTGGTCTTGGCACCGACGGCGAGGCCCAGCATCTGGTGGCCGAGGCAGATGCCGAAAGTCGGCGTGCCCGACGAGATCACCTGCTGAATCACCGGCACGGCATATTTGCCGGTCGCCGCGGGATCGCCCGGACCGTTGGACAGGAACACGCCGTCCGGCTTCATCGCCAGGATATCCTCGGCCGGTGTCGTCGCCGGCACCACGGTCACTTTGCAGCCGACGCCGGCGAGCAGGCGCAGGATGTTGCGCTTGATGCCGTAGTCGATCGCGACCACGTTGAACTCCGGCTTGGTCTGCTGGCCAAAACCTTCGTTCCACACCCAGGGCGTCTCGTCCCAGGTGAAGCGCTGCGCGGAGGTGACCATCGGCACGAGGTCCATGCCTTCGAGGCCCGGCCACTCCCGCGCTTCCTTCTTCAGGGCATCGAGGTCGAAGGTGCCGTCCTTCGAATACGCGATGACGGCATTCGGCATGCCCTTGGAGCGGATCAGCGCGGTCAGCGCCCTTGTGTCGATGCCGGAGAGCCCGACGATGCCGCGGGCGCGCAGCCACTGGTCGAGATGGCGGGTGGCGCGGTAGCTCGATGGATCGGTGATCGCGGTGCGCAGGATCACGCCACGCGCGCCCGGCGTCGCCGCCATGTTCACCGTCTCGATATCCTCGTCGTTAGTGCCGACATTGCCGATATGCGGGAAGGTGAAGGTGATGAGCTGGCCGGCATAGGAGGGATCGGTGAGGATCTCCTCATAGCCGGTCATTGCGGTGTTGAAGCAGACCTCGCCCACGGCGTGGCCCTCGGCGCCGAGGCCGTAGCCTTCGAGCACCGTGCCGTCGGCGAGCACGAGGAGCGCGGTCGGTTTATGGTCCGGCCAGGCGGCGTCAGTATCGATGTGTGTCATGAGGCCCCTACATAGTGGCCTGGGCCGCCGGCGTCAAAGCAGGAACCGGTCGATTCACACGCGATTTCGGTCAATTTGGCGGGGTTCAGGGGGCGTTCAGCCGGAACAGATGCGGAACCGTGTTGTTTCGGGGGAACGAACCGCCTAGACAGCCGG
Protein-coding sequences here:
- the carA gene encoding glutamine-hydrolyzing carbamoyl-phosphate synthase small subunit; translation: MTHIDTDAAWPDHKPTALLVLADGTVLEGYGLGAEGHAVGEVCFNTAMTGYEEILTDPSYAGQLITFTFPHIGNVGTNDEDIETVNMAATPGARGVILRTAITDPSSYRATRHLDQWLRARGIVGLSGIDTRALTALIRSKGMPNAVIAYSKDGTFDLDALKKEAREWPGLEGMDLVPMVTSAQRFTWDETPWVWNEGFGQQTKPEFNVVAIDYGIKRNILRLLAGVGCKVTVVPATTPAEDILAMKPDGVFLSNGPGDPAATGKYAVPVIQQVISSGTPTFGICLGHQMLGLAVGAKTKKMHQGHHGANHPVKDETTGKVEITSMNHGFAVDQNTLPSGATQTHISLFDGSNCGIQLDGKPVFSVQYHPEASPGPRDSHYLFQRFAELMRDKKRSAA